Within the Arthrobacter sp. UKPF54-2 genome, the region GGGTGGGCGCCGATCCCGCCGAGCAGGCCGAAGACGGACTGCACGAACAGCGGGCCGCGGGCCAGGCCGCGCGCGTGGAAGTGGGCCAGGTTGTTCAGGTGCGAGATGTCGTAGCACTCGAACTCGAACCGGGTGCCGTTCTCGTTGCCGATGCCGAGGATGGTCTCGATGTCCTGGAAGGTGTTCTTAAAGACCAGATCGCGGCTCTTCTCGAGGCCCTCGCGCTCCCACTCGTGGCCGAACTCCGTGAACCGGTCCAGCATCGGGTACAGGCCGAAGTTCATCGAGCCCATGTTCAGGGAGGCCAGCTCGGGCTTGAACAGGGCGGCCGGCTGCATCCGCTCCTCCACGCTCATGTGCGGGGAGCCGCCGGTGGTGATGTTGATGACGGCGTCAGTGTTGCGCTTGAGCTTGTCCAGGATCGGGGCGAAGTGCTCCGGGTCCTGGGAGGGCCGGCCGTCCTTGGGGTCGCGGGCGTGCATGTGCACAATCGCGGCGCCGGCCTCGGCGGCGCCGATCGCGGCGTCGGCGATCTCGTCCGGGGAGACCGGCAGGTGCGGGGACATGGACGGGGTATGGATGGCGCCGGTGACGGCGCTGGTGATGATGACTTTGCGTGCGGCAGCCATGGGGGCAGCTCCTTCGGGGCTCAGTAAAGCTTTTCGGTGTTGCCGTCGACGGCGAGGGCCTGGCCGTTGACGTTGCGGGCGAGGTCGCTCGCGGCGAAGGCGGCCATGTTCGCGATGTCCTCGGCCTCGATCAGCCGGCCCAGGGACGACTGGTTGTGGTATAGCTCGGAGACCTGCTCGGCCGGCAGGTCCAGCATCTGCGCTTTGGCGGCGATGACGGCGTCGATCCGGGGGCCGTTGACGGCACCGGGGCAGATCGCGTTGACCCGGATCCGGTCAGGACCCAGCTCGATCGCGAGGGTCTTGGTCAGCCCGATCAC harbors:
- a CDS encoding 3-keto-5-aminohexanoate cleavage protein, yielding MAAARKVIITSAVTGAIHTPSMSPHLPVSPDEIADAAIGAAEAGAAIVHMHARDPKDGRPSQDPEHFAPILDKLKRNTDAVINITTGGSPHMSVEERMQPAALFKPELASLNMGSMNFGLYPMLDRFTEFGHEWEREGLEKSRDLVFKNTFQDIETILGIGNENGTRFEFECYDISHLNNLAHFHARGLARGPLFVQSVFGLLGGIGAHPEDLMHMRRTADRLLGDDYQWSILGAGKNQMPLATIGAAMGSHVRVGLEDSLWIGPGQLATSNAQQVTRIRTILEALNFEIATPDEAREMLQLKGRDKVGF